From one Candidatus Peregrinibacteria bacterium genomic stretch:
- a CDS encoding calcium/sodium antiporter gives MEILLWFGGLFLSLGVLVKSSDAFTEYAERLGKNIGLSPFIIGATIVSVGTSMPEMITSLIASLSGEPELAAFAIDNIIGSNIANALLVIGLSAIIVKGLNISKVLIDVDLPFLFIASSLFILLIMDGDFTWKDGIISSALAIIFLLYTLGEEERIAKEIDPEPRMLRIFHFHRKESTGLLITLIVLSAGFIFVGGKGTVDAVLRISELLHWDSSLLTLIIVALGTSLPEIVVSVVAALKGNHAIAIGNAFGSNIFNVLLVSSVPSFFTTLTVSDLSLRIGIPFFIVASLACMFTTLDNKVRFWEGWGLLVLYGAFVAAAIGLI, from the coding sequence ATGGAAATACTACTTTGGTTCGGAGGACTGTTTCTAAGCCTTGGGGTACTCGTAAAATCCTCAGATGCTTTTACTGAATATGCGGAAAGGCTTGGTAAGAACATCGGGCTAAGTCCATTTATTATCGGTGCGACAATAGTAAGTGTTGGGACTTCTATGCCGGAAATGATCACATCCTTGATCGCCTCCCTTAGTGGAGAGCCCGAGCTCGCGGCGTTTGCTATAGACAATATTATCGGTTCAAATATTGCGAATGCATTACTGGTCATTGGACTATCTGCAATAATTGTAAAAGGCCTTAATATATCAAAAGTGCTGATAGATGTAGACCTCCCCTTTTTATTTATAGCGAGCTCGTTATTTATTCTACTTATTATGGATGGGGATTTCACATGGAAAGATGGGATTATCTCAAGTGCACTTGCAATAATATTCTTATTGTACACACTCGGTGAAGAGGAGCGAATCGCTAAAGAGATAGACCCTGAGCCGCGCATGTTGCGAATCTTTCACTTCCATAGGAAGGAGTCAACCGGACTACTAATAACTCTTATCGTTCTTTCCGCAGGATTTATATTTGTAGGAGGTAAAGGTACCGTGGACGCAGTGTTGAGAATCTCAGAATTACTACATTGGGATTCAAGCTTGTTAACATTAATTATCGTTGCGCTCGGAACATCGTTACCTGAGATAGTTGTGTCTGTCGTAGCGGCCTTAAAAGGCAATCATGCTATCGCAATTGGAAATGCGTTCGGATCAAATATTTTCAATGTTTTGCTTGTCAGCTCTGTACCTAGCTTCTTCACCACACTTACAGTATCTGATTTAAGTTTAAGAATCGGTATACCTTTTTTCATCGTCGCATCACTAGCTTGCATGTTCACAACTCTCGATAACAAGGTTAGGTTCTGGGAGGGCTGGGGGCTACTCGTGCTATACGGAGCCTTCGTGGCCGCTGCTATCGGGTTAATTTAA